One window of Nocardioides dongkuii genomic DNA carries:
- the nuoN gene encoding NADH-quinone oxidoreductase subunit NuoN: protein MDFTKPTIEYGDLSPILIVFGVAILGVLVEAFLPRERRYLVQAVLAGAGLVAALVCTVLVGLDLEEVGDGAARGMVAASGTLVVDGPSVFLWGLILLFALGGVLLFAERRLEGGVSAFAGQAAALPGTEAERQASTRGLDHTEVYPLMMFAVGGMLVFPASGDLLTMFVALEVLSLPLYLLSGLARRRRLLSQEAALKYFLLGAFSSGFFLYGVALIYGFAGSMQLERINEAVRNDVENQALLYIGMGMLAVGLLFKIGAAPFHAWTPDVYQGAPTAVTGFMAACTKIAAFGALLRLFYVGFGADRWNWQPMFWVVAILTMLVGAVLAIVQTDVKRMLAYSSIAHTGFLLTGVLGVQSAGELAEGQVTSMQAILFYLTTYGFATIGAFAVVTLVRDSGGEATSTQRWAGLGRRSPLVAGVFAFFLLSLAGIPLTAGFVGKWAVFTVALSAGAWPVVLVAIAASIVSVYFYVRHILLMFFTEPDGDVASVTTPSLLTSAAIMVGVVGTLALGIVPGPVLDLAGHAGQFIR from the coding sequence ATGGACTTCACCAAGCCCACCATCGAGTACGGCGACCTCTCGCCGATCCTCATCGTCTTCGGCGTCGCGATCCTCGGCGTCCTGGTCGAGGCCTTCCTGCCGCGTGAGCGCCGCTACCTGGTCCAGGCCGTGCTCGCCGGGGCCGGCCTGGTCGCCGCGCTGGTCTGCACCGTGCTGGTCGGCCTCGACCTCGAGGAGGTCGGCGACGGGGCCGCGCGCGGCATGGTCGCGGCCTCGGGGACCCTGGTCGTCGACGGCCCGTCGGTCTTCCTCTGGGGGCTGATCCTCCTCTTCGCCCTGGGCGGCGTGCTGCTCTTCGCCGAGCGGCGTCTCGAGGGCGGCGTCTCGGCGTTCGCCGGCCAGGCGGCCGCGCTGCCCGGCACCGAGGCCGAGCGCCAGGCCTCGACCCGCGGCCTGGACCACACCGAGGTCTACCCGCTGATGATGTTCGCGGTCGGCGGCATGCTGGTCTTCCCGGCGTCCGGTGACCTGCTGACGATGTTCGTCGCGCTCGAGGTGCTCTCGCTCCCGCTGTACCTGCTCTCCGGCCTCGCGCGCCGCCGCCGGCTGCTCAGCCAGGAGGCCGCGCTCAAGTACTTCCTGCTCGGCGCGTTCTCCTCCGGCTTCTTCCTCTACGGCGTCGCGCTGATCTACGGGTTCGCGGGCTCGATGCAGCTCGAGCGGATCAACGAGGCGGTCCGCAACGACGTCGAGAACCAGGCGCTGCTCTACATCGGCATGGGCATGCTCGCCGTCGGCCTGCTCTTCAAGATCGGCGCCGCGCCGTTCCACGCCTGGACCCCGGACGTCTACCAGGGCGCCCCGACCGCGGTCACCGGGTTCATGGCGGCCTGCACGAAGATCGCGGCGTTCGGCGCCCTGCTCCGGCTGTTCTACGTGGGCTTCGGCGCCGACCGCTGGAACTGGCAGCCGATGTTCTGGGTCGTGGCGATCCTGACCATGCTGGTCGGCGCGGTGCTCGCGATCGTGCAGACCGACGTCAAGCGGATGCTGGCGTACTCCTCGATCGCGCACACCGGCTTCCTGCTCACCGGCGTGCTCGGCGTGCAGAGCGCCGGCGAGCTCGCCGAAGGACAGGTCACCTCGATGCAGGCGATCCTCTTCTACCTCACGACCTACGGCTTCGCGACGATCGGCGCGTTCGCCGTCGTCACCCTGGTGCGCGACTCCGGCGGCGAGGCCACGTCGACCCAGCGCTGGGCCGGCCTCGGCCGCCGCTCGCCGCTGGTCGCGGGCGTGTTCGCGTTCTTCCTGCTCTCGCTGGCCGGCATCCCGCTGACCGCCGGGTTCGTGGGCAAGTGGGCGGTCTTCACCGTGGCGCTGTCCGCGGGCGCCTGGCCGGTGGTGCTGGTCGCCATCGCGGCGAGCATCGTCTCGGTCTACTTCTACGTCCGGCACATCCTGCTGATGTTCTTCACCGAGCCGGACGGCGACGTCGCCAGCGTCACGACGCCCTCGCTGCTCACCTCCGCCGCGATCATGGTCGGCGTCGTCGGGACCCTGGCGCTCGGCATCGTGCCCGGCCCCGTGCTCGACCTCGCCGGGCATGCTGGACAATTCATCAGGTGA
- a CDS encoding 2-oxoacid:ferredoxin oxidoreductase subunit beta: MSTSTDTSTGLPFPGLRSGTEGVPANDAPQNAKEYTSDQEVRWCPGCGDYAVLKAVQGFLPELGLRRENIVFVSGIGCSSRFPYYLDTFGMHSIHGRAPAIATGIATAREDLSVWVVTGDGDALSIGGNHLIHALRRNVNMTILLFNNRIYGLTKGQYSPTSEAGKVTKSTPMGSVDHPFNPVSLALGAEASFVARTIDSDRKHLTSVLSAAAAHRGTSLVEIYQNCPIFNDGAFDAIKSNDTKGDAIIPLVHGEPITFSGGSKGLVRDTSTGGVRIVEVADVGADALLVHDATNPDPSTAFAISRLTEMGYLNQTPIGIFRQVERPTYDDQARAQVAQATEAAEGPAADRLAALIGGGDTWTVV, encoded by the coding sequence GTGAGCACCAGCACCGACACCAGCACCGGGCTGCCCTTCCCCGGTCTCCGCTCGGGGACCGAGGGCGTGCCGGCGAACGACGCCCCGCAGAACGCCAAGGAGTACACCTCCGACCAGGAGGTCCGCTGGTGCCCCGGCTGCGGCGACTACGCCGTCCTCAAGGCCGTGCAGGGCTTCCTGCCCGAGCTCGGGCTGCGCCGCGAGAACATCGTCTTCGTCTCCGGCATCGGCTGCTCCAGCCGGTTCCCGTACTACCTCGACACCTTCGGCATGCACTCGATCCACGGCCGCGCGCCGGCGATCGCGACCGGCATCGCGACCGCGCGCGAGGACCTCTCGGTCTGGGTCGTCACGGGCGACGGCGACGCGCTCTCGATCGGCGGCAACCACCTGATCCACGCGCTGCGCCGCAACGTGAACATGACGATCCTGCTGTTCAACAACCGGATCTACGGCCTCACCAAGGGCCAGTACTCCCCCACCTCCGAGGCCGGCAAGGTCACCAAGTCCACGCCGATGGGCTCGGTCGACCACCCGTTCAACCCGGTCTCGCTCGCGCTCGGCGCCGAGGCGTCGTTCGTGGCCCGGACCATCGACTCCGACCGCAAGCACCTCACCTCGGTGCTCTCCGCCGCGGCCGCCCACCGCGGCACCTCGCTGGTGGAGATCTACCAGAACTGCCCGATCTTCAACGACGGCGCGTTCGACGCGATCAAGAGCAACGACACCAAGGGCGACGCGATCATCCCGCTGGTCCACGGAGAGCCGATCACGTTCAGCGGCGGCAGCAAGGGCCTGGTCCGCGACACCAGCACCGGCGGCGTCAGGATCGTCGAGGTGGCCGATGTCGGTGCCGACGCGCTGCTCGTGCACGACGCCACCAACCCGGACCCGTCGACGGCGTTCGCGATCTCCCGGCTGACCGAGATGGGCTACCTCAACCAGACCCCGATCGGCATCTTCCGCCAGGTCGAGCGGCCGACGTACGACGATCAGGCCCGGGCCCAGGTCGCCCAGGCGACCGAGGCAGCCGAGGGCCCCGCAGCCGACCGGCTCGCCGCGCTCATCGGCGGCGGCGACACCTGGACGGTCGTCTGA
- a CDS encoding 2-oxoacid:acceptor oxidoreductase subunit alpha, protein MHVGAAARKWARAVSGQQAKQVKQLDRVIIRFAGDSGDGMQLTGDRFTQESASFGNDLATLPNFPAEIRAPQGTIPGVSSFQVHFADHDILTPGDAPDVLVAMNPAALKANLGDLPKGATIIVDTHDFTARNLTKAGYDANPLESLGDAGSVLGEFAVHPVDLTGMTIEAVKEFGLSRKDAGRAKNMFALGLLSWMYGRPTESTTAFLTKRFAKVPAIRDANITAFKAGWNFGETTETFAVSYEIKPAPVAAGTYRNITGNLALAYGLVAAGVQSGLPVFLGTYPITPATDILHELSKHKSFGVTTFQAEDEIAGIGAAIGASYAGSLGVTSTSGPGVALKSEAIGLAVMTELPLLVVNVQRGGPSTGLPTKTEQSDLLQAMFGRNGESPVPIVAPQSPGDCFSAAVEAARIAVTYRTPVMLLSDGYLANGSEPWALPDVADLPTIDPGFATGPNHVSRKSPDGEPDEFWPYVRDEETLARPWAIPGTAGLENRIGGLEKGEGHGNISYDPANHDLMVRTRQAKIDRIADSLPPLEVDDPSGAAKVCVLGWGSTYGPIGAGCRRVRKAGFNVAQVHLRHLNPFPKDLGEILKRYDKVLVPEMNLGQLSMLVRAKFLVDAIGYNHVRGLPLKAAELAEAIGALVADAEGVTVDLTPGTTPGTTQEVSS, encoded by the coding sequence GTGCACGTCGGTGCAGCAGCGAGGAAGTGGGCGCGAGCCGTGTCAGGACAGCAGGCCAAGCAGGTCAAGCAGCTCGATCGGGTGATCATCCGGTTCGCGGGCGACTCCGGTGACGGCATGCAGCTCACCGGGGACCGGTTCACCCAGGAGTCCGCGTCGTTCGGCAACGACCTCGCGACACTGCCCAACTTCCCCGCCGAGATCCGGGCGCCCCAGGGCACCATCCCCGGCGTCTCGTCGTTCCAGGTGCACTTCGCCGACCACGACATCCTCACGCCCGGCGACGCCCCCGACGTGCTGGTCGCGATGAACCCCGCCGCGCTCAAGGCCAACCTCGGCGACCTGCCCAAGGGCGCGACGATCATCGTCGACACCCACGACTTCACCGCGCGCAACCTGACCAAGGCCGGGTACGACGCGAACCCCCTGGAGTCGCTCGGCGACGCCGGCAGCGTGCTCGGCGAGTTCGCCGTCCACCCGGTCGACCTGACCGGGATGACCATCGAGGCGGTCAAGGAGTTCGGCCTCTCCCGCAAGGACGCCGGCCGCGCCAAGAACATGTTCGCCCTCGGGCTGCTCTCGTGGATGTACGGCCGGCCCACCGAGTCGACCACCGCGTTCCTCACCAAGCGCTTCGCCAAGGTGCCGGCCATCCGGGACGCCAACATCACCGCGTTCAAGGCCGGCTGGAACTTCGGGGAGACCACGGAGACCTTCGCGGTCTCCTACGAGATCAAGCCCGCCCCGGTGGCCGCCGGCACCTACCGCAACATCACCGGCAACCTCGCGCTGGCGTACGGCCTGGTCGCTGCCGGCGTGCAGTCCGGGCTCCCGGTCTTCCTCGGCACCTACCCGATCACCCCCGCCACCGACATCCTCCACGAGCTCTCGAAGCACAAGTCGTTCGGCGTCACGACCTTCCAGGCCGAGGACGAGATCGCCGGGATCGGCGCCGCCATCGGCGCGTCGTACGCGGGCTCCCTGGGTGTCACCTCGACCTCCGGGCCCGGCGTCGCGCTGAAGTCCGAGGCGATCGGCCTGGCCGTGATGACCGAGCTCCCGCTGCTGGTCGTCAACGTCCAGCGCGGCGGCCCCTCGACCGGGCTGCCGACCAAGACCGAGCAGTCCGACCTGCTGCAGGCGATGTTCGGCCGCAACGGCGAGTCCCCGGTCCCGATCGTCGCCCCGCAGTCCCCCGGCGACTGCTTCTCCGCCGCGGTCGAGGCCGCCCGGATCGCGGTCACCTACCGGACCCCGGTGATGCTGCTCTCCGACGGCTACCTCGCCAACGGCTCGGAGCCCTGGGCGCTGCCCGACGTCGCCGACCTGCCGACGATCGACCCGGGCTTCGCGACCGGCCCCAACCACGTGTCCCGCAAGTCGCCCGACGGGGAGCCCGACGAGTTCTGGCCCTACGTGCGCGACGAGGAGACCCTCGCCCGCCCGTGGGCGATCCCCGGCACCGCCGGTCTCGAGAACCGCATCGGCGGCCTCGAGAAGGGCGAGGGCCACGGCAACATCTCCTACGACCCGGCCAACCACGACCTGATGGTCCGCACCCGCCAGGCGAAGATCGACCGGATCGCCGACTCGCTGCCGCCGCTCGAGGTCGACGACCCCTCCGGCGCCGCCAAGGTGTGCGTCCTCGGGTGGGGCTCGACGTACGGGCCGATCGGCGCCGGCTGCCGCCGGGTCCGCAAGGCCGGCTTCAACGTCGCGCAGGTGCACCTGCGCCACCTCAACCCGTTCCCGAAGGACCTCGGCGAGATCCTCAAGCGCTACGACAAGGTCCTCGTCCCCGAGATGAACCTCGGTCAGCTCTCGATGCTGGTCCGCGCCAAGTTCCTGGTCGACGCGATCGGCTACAACCACGTCCGCGGGCTGCCCCTCAAGGCGGCCGAGCTGGCGGAGGCGATCGGCGCGCTCGTCGCCGACGCCGAGGGCGTCACCGTCGACCTCACCCCCGGCACCACCCCCGGCACCACCCAGGAGGTCTCCTCGTGA
- the rarD gene encoding EamA family transporter RarD translates to MGDSRRGLLLGVAAYGIWGAFPLYFPLLEPAGSVEMLAHRIVWSALTMGLLVLVLRRTAGVRAVVRDRRTLRLLALAAVTITVNWATYIYGVTNDRVVETSLGYFINPLVTVLMGVLLLGERLRPLQWVAMGVAATSVAVLTWDYGRPPYVALVLAFSFGTYGLAKKTADVGAVESLAVETALVAPLAAAYLGYLVATGASQFGGHGADHALLLVSAGIVTAVPLICFGGAATRVSMVTLGLLQYLAPILQFGLGVLYFGEDMPAGRWAGFVLVWVALALFTYEAATRRRRQLRLAVAASTA, encoded by the coding sequence GTGGGGGATTCTCGGCGCGGCCTGCTGCTCGGGGTGGCCGCCTACGGCATCTGGGGCGCCTTCCCGCTGTACTTCCCGCTGCTCGAGCCGGCCGGCTCGGTGGAGATGCTCGCGCACCGGATCGTGTGGTCGGCGCTCACCATGGGGCTGCTCGTGCTCGTCCTGCGCCGCACCGCCGGGGTGCGGGCCGTGGTGCGCGACCGGAGGACCCTGCGGCTGCTCGCGCTGGCCGCGGTGACCATCACCGTCAACTGGGCGACCTACATCTACGGGGTCACCAACGACCGGGTGGTGGAGACGTCGCTGGGCTACTTCATCAACCCGCTGGTGACGGTGCTGATGGGCGTGCTGCTCCTCGGCGAGCGGCTCCGGCCGCTGCAGTGGGTGGCGATGGGCGTGGCCGCCACGTCGGTCGCGGTGCTGACCTGGGACTACGGGCGGCCGCCGTACGTCGCGCTGGTGCTGGCGTTCTCCTTCGGCACCTACGGGCTGGCCAAGAAGACCGCCGACGTCGGCGCCGTGGAGAGCCTGGCGGTCGAGACCGCGCTGGTGGCGCCGCTCGCCGCGGCGTACCTGGGCTACCTGGTCGCGACCGGCGCCTCCCAGTTCGGCGGCCACGGCGCCGACCACGCCCTGCTGCTGGTCTCCGCGGGCATCGTGACCGCGGTCCCGCTGATCTGCTTCGGCGGCGCGGCGACCCGGGTCTCGATGGTGACGCTCGGGCTGCTGCAGTACCTCGCGCCGATCCTGCAGTTCGGGCTCGGCGTCCTCTACTTCGGCGAGGACATGCCGGCCGGTCGCTGGGCCGGCTTCGTGCTGGTGTGGGTGGCGCTGGCGCTGTTCACCTACGAGGCGGCGACCCGCCGGCGCCGCCAGCTCCGGCTGGCGGTGGCGGCCAGCACCGCCTGA
- a CDS encoding polyprenyl synthetase family protein, with translation MSSQDAAGLALPVTDPSLAARLHERLAVVETALHGHVQSRFPYVTEAARHLIDAGGKRFRPLLVLLAAEAGDRPDADEVVTAACVVEITHLGSLYHDDVMDEAALRRGADSANARWDNHVAILTGDFLFAKSSELTARLGDDAVRIQAETFTRLVEGQILETVEPGPGNDPLEHYLEVVAGKTGSLIATSARYGARFSGAGPEVEEALAAYGEIVGSAFQLSDDILDIASESAESGKTPGTDLREGVPTLPVLMARASADPGDARLLELLASDLSDDARHAEALDLLRKHPAMDEARAYVVARADEAKALLAVLPDGPVRSALEAFADAVAVRSA, from the coding sequence GTGAGCTCCCAGGACGCCGCGGGTCTGGCCCTGCCCGTCACCGACCCCTCCCTCGCCGCCCGGCTGCACGAGCGCCTGGCGGTGGTCGAGACCGCGCTGCACGGGCACGTGCAGAGCCGGTTCCCCTACGTCACCGAGGCGGCCCGCCACCTCATCGACGCGGGCGGCAAGCGGTTCCGCCCGCTCCTGGTGCTGCTGGCCGCCGAGGCCGGTGACCGCCCCGACGCCGACGAGGTCGTGACCGCGGCGTGCGTCGTCGAGATCACCCACCTCGGCTCGCTCTACCACGACGACGTGATGGACGAGGCCGCCCTGCGCCGCGGGGCCGACTCGGCCAACGCCCGCTGGGACAATCACGTCGCGATCCTGACCGGCGACTTCCTGTTCGCGAAGTCCTCCGAGCTGACCGCCCGGCTCGGCGACGACGCCGTCCGGATCCAGGCCGAGACGTTCACCCGGCTGGTCGAGGGCCAGATCCTCGAGACCGTCGAGCCCGGCCCCGGCAACGACCCGCTGGAGCACTACCTCGAGGTCGTCGCCGGCAAGACCGGGTCGCTGATCGCCACGTCCGCCCGGTACGGCGCCCGCTTCTCCGGCGCCGGCCCGGAGGTCGAGGAGGCGCTCGCCGCGTACGGCGAGATCGTCGGCTCGGCGTTCCAGCTCTCCGACGACATCCTCGACATCGCCTCTGAGTCCGCGGAGTCCGGCAAGACCCCCGGCACCGACCTGCGCGAGGGCGTGCCGACCCTGCCGGTCCTGATGGCCCGGGCGTCGGCCGACCCGGGCGACGCCCGGCTGCTCGAGCTGCTCGCGTCCGACCTGAGCGACGACGCGCGGCACGCCGAGGCGCTCGACCTGCTCCGCAAGCACCCGGCGATGGACGAGGCCCGCGCGTACGTCGTCGCGCGCGCCGACGAGGCCAAGGCGCTGCTCGCCGTCCTCCCCGACGGCCCCGTGCGCTCCGCCCTCGAGGCGTTCGCCGACGCGGTCGCCGTCCGCTCCGCCTGA